One window of Halichondria panicea chromosome 7, odHalPani1.1, whole genome shotgun sequence genomic DNA carries:
- the LOC135338320 gene encoding CREB-regulated transcription coactivator 1-like isoform X2, with translation MSHRVRSKTVDSADTKRGGKGAAPRRITEKIAIIKKREHQQSAEFEQAMQSIFEMQQARIHPGGGSMPSLQAIDSTPPAPSIDMQSIFRDFDKMKRGSGATRMESNFQRGPPLTKHSSMETEPYLPVNLSSSDHHYWNGSGDWLEGELARHKSDSDLQQSLMMGGQTSPHVLNSPQQQLLHRQHKMNPPVDVWSNKRPNSATTHALLSPDHYMPSPERLTPPPMGGASVGTASSLPDLTNIEFSCGLDVPLERDESPLQDPQQYALPPLMQSFHPSPTIRMTGPSNLVYNSFQAPSNAYYSSPPNSGGVYPSPPVSGGYQQLSPLSMGSGISRSPTMPEFRNIHSTNGFVSRYRPPPPLPTQYKPILPNAPLPLAARLSELLPQVRMIPGHTPSSTNAPPPMTIIIQPPPSVSTSQSAPIRQQSMPNSFPHDPSMTSYDTPPPLSPDKASANQYLNGVPTQKNLSSSTTVPSSFGLCLPSYTEARLQQSLQHKFASINVGRTEGMVRSHSEENLQKVQKEKPEVIQHNPFMGTLANANSVPCVYVDPSGPETYYNERSDSPPIDSPSTSASYASSPPSVRPYWIEEEGSLREYVFNEWPLEGGGGGQRSGSPPAHHRSLSDLGSIIPDITDLISSNRSHQLSLPSVAMTDLTVDEQLDKMNSPSDYYHDYEMEEAMMNSLLKNGVPNVHPFDVFPCDQAAASLDGSPFHLN, from the exons ATGTCTCATCGTGTGAGGAGCAAGACTGTTGACTCAGCAGACACGAAGAGAGGGGGAAAGGGGGCAGCCCCTAGGAGGATTACAGAGAAGATTGCCATCATCAAGAAGAGAGAGCATCAACAGTCGGCAGAGTTTGAGCAAGCTATGCAAAGTATCTTTGAG ATGCAACAAGCTCGTATCCACCCTGGTGGGGGGTCCATGCCATCACTGCAGGCCATTGACTCCACCCCCCCAGCACCATCCATTGACATGCAG AGTATCTTCCGAGACTTTGATAAGATGAAGAGAGGTTCTGGTGCCACTAGAATGGAGTCCAACTTCCAGAGAGGACCGCCATTAACCAAACACAGCTCT ATGGAGACAGAGCCCTACCTCCCAGTCAACCTCAGCAGCTCAGACCACCATTACTGGAACGG ATCTGGAGATTGGTTGGAAGGAGAGCTTGCAAG aCACAAGTCGGACTCTGACCTCCAGCAGAGCCTCATGATGGGTGGGCAGACCTCCCCCCATGTCCTCAACTCTCCTCAGCAGCAGCTGCTTCATCGACAACACAAGA TGAACCCTCCTGTGGACGTATGGAGTAATAAG CGCCCCAACTCAGCCACCACTCATGCTCTGCTCAG TCCTGATCACTACATGCCGTCTCCTGAGCGACTGACTCCGCCCCCAATGGGTGGAGCCTCGGTGGGGACAGCGTCAAGTCTCCCCGATCTTACGAATATCGAGTTCTCGTGTGGATTGGACGTACCTCTAGAAAGAGATGAATCTCCACTACAGGACCCTCAGCAGTACGCCCTCCCACCTCTCATGCAATCATTCCATCCGTCTCCAACTATACGAATGACGGGGCCGTCTAATCTTGTCTACAACTCATTCCAGGCTCCATCCAATGCATACTACTCATCACCCCCCAATTCAGGGGGGGTCTATCCATCGCCCCCCGTGTCTGGGGGTTACCAACAACTGTCCCCCCTCTCTATGGGCAGTGGAATATCAAGGAGCCCTACAATGCCAGAGTTTCGAAACATACATTCTACTAACGGCTTTGTATCCCGCTATCGACCTCCACCCCCTCTTCCTACCCAGTACAAACCAATACTCCCGAATGCACCACTTCCCCTAGCCGCTCGTCTGTCAGAGCTCCTGCCACAAGTCCGTATGATCCCAGGCCACACCCCTTCCTCGActaatgccccaccccctatgACGATCATCATTCAACCACCACCTTCCGTGTCGACCTCTCAGTCCGCTCCTATAAGACAGCAATCGATGCCTAACAGTTTCCCACATGATCCTAGCATGACCAGCTATGACACACCGCCTCCTCTAAGCCCTGACAAGGCCAGTGCTAATCAATACCTGAATGGAGTCCCCACTCAGAAGAACCTCTCATCATCTACCACTGttccctcgagctttgggctCTGTCTGCCCAGCTATACAGAAGCACGATTGCAGCAGTCCCTGCAACACAAGTTTGCCTCCATCAATGTTGGCCGTACTGAAGGAATGGTTCGAAGTCATTCTGAGGAGAACTTACAGAAGGTTCAGAAGGAGAAACCTGAAGTGATACAGCACAACCCATTCATGGGCACTCTAGCTAATGCCAACAGTGTgccgtgtgtgtatgtggaccCCTCTGGCCCAGAGACCTATTATAATGAGCGCAGTGACTCCCCTCCTATTGATAGCCCCTCAACGTCAGCTAGCTACGCCTCCTCTCCCCCCTCTGTGAGACCATACTGGATAGAGGAGGAGGGCTCTCTCAGAGAGTATGTCTTCAATGAATGGCCGCTGGAGGGTGGGGgaggaggtcaaaggtcaggcTCTCCACCAGCACATCATAGGTCCCTGAGTGATCTCGGCTCTATTATTCCTGACATTACAGATTTAATATCAAGTAATCGTTCTCACCAACTCTCCCTGCCCTCTGTTGCCATGACGGACCTCACTGTGGACGAACAATTGGACAAGATGAACAGCCCATCCGATTACTATCACGATTATGAGATGGAGGAAGCCATGATGAACTCTCTGCTTAAGAATGGTGTCCCGAACGTGCATCCATTTGACGTGTTCCCGTGTGACCAAGCCGCAGCATCGCTAGATGGCTCCCCTTTTCATCTCAATTGa
- the LOC135338320 gene encoding CREB-regulated transcription coactivator 2-like isoform X1: protein MSHRVRSKTVDSADTKRGGKGAAPRRITEKIAIIKKREHQQSAEFEQAMQSIFEMQQARIHPGGGSMPSLQAIDSTPPAPSIDMQSIFRDFDKMKRGSGATRMESNFQRGPPLTKHSSMETEPYLPVNLSSSDHHYWNGSGDWLEGELARHKSDSDLQQSLMMGGQTSPHVLNSPQQQLLHRQHKMNPPVDVWSNKKRPNSATTHALLSPDHYMPSPERLTPPPMGGASVGTASSLPDLTNIEFSCGLDVPLERDESPLQDPQQYALPPLMQSFHPSPTIRMTGPSNLVYNSFQAPSNAYYSSPPNSGGVYPSPPVSGGYQQLSPLSMGSGISRSPTMPEFRNIHSTNGFVSRYRPPPPLPTQYKPILPNAPLPLAARLSELLPQVRMIPGHTPSSTNAPPPMTIIIQPPPSVSTSQSAPIRQQSMPNSFPHDPSMTSYDTPPPLSPDKASANQYLNGVPTQKNLSSSTTVPSSFGLCLPSYTEARLQQSLQHKFASINVGRTEGMVRSHSEENLQKVQKEKPEVIQHNPFMGTLANANSVPCVYVDPSGPETYYNERSDSPPIDSPSTSASYASSPPSVRPYWIEEEGSLREYVFNEWPLEGGGGGQRSGSPPAHHRSLSDLGSIIPDITDLISSNRSHQLSLPSVAMTDLTVDEQLDKMNSPSDYYHDYEMEEAMMNSLLKNGVPNVHPFDVFPCDQAAASLDGSPFHLN from the exons ATGTCTCATCGTGTGAGGAGCAAGACTGTTGACTCAGCAGACACGAAGAGAGGGGGAAAGGGGGCAGCCCCTAGGAGGATTACAGAGAAGATTGCCATCATCAAGAAGAGAGAGCATCAACAGTCGGCAGAGTTTGAGCAAGCTATGCAAAGTATCTTTGAG ATGCAACAAGCTCGTATCCACCCTGGTGGGGGGTCCATGCCATCACTGCAGGCCATTGACTCCACCCCCCCAGCACCATCCATTGACATGCAG AGTATCTTCCGAGACTTTGATAAGATGAAGAGAGGTTCTGGTGCCACTAGAATGGAGTCCAACTTCCAGAGAGGACCGCCATTAACCAAACACAGCTCT ATGGAGACAGAGCCCTACCTCCCAGTCAACCTCAGCAGCTCAGACCACCATTACTGGAACGG ATCTGGAGATTGGTTGGAAGGAGAGCTTGCAAG aCACAAGTCGGACTCTGACCTCCAGCAGAGCCTCATGATGGGTGGGCAGACCTCCCCCCATGTCCTCAACTCTCCTCAGCAGCAGCTGCTTCATCGACAACACAAGA TGAACCCTCCTGTGGACGTATGGAGTAATAAG AAGCGCCCCAACTCAGCCACCACTCATGCTCTGCTCAG TCCTGATCACTACATGCCGTCTCCTGAGCGACTGACTCCGCCCCCAATGGGTGGAGCCTCGGTGGGGACAGCGTCAAGTCTCCCCGATCTTACGAATATCGAGTTCTCGTGTGGATTGGACGTACCTCTAGAAAGAGATGAATCTCCACTACAGGACCCTCAGCAGTACGCCCTCCCACCTCTCATGCAATCATTCCATCCGTCTCCAACTATACGAATGACGGGGCCGTCTAATCTTGTCTACAACTCATTCCAGGCTCCATCCAATGCATACTACTCATCACCCCCCAATTCAGGGGGGGTCTATCCATCGCCCCCCGTGTCTGGGGGTTACCAACAACTGTCCCCCCTCTCTATGGGCAGTGGAATATCAAGGAGCCCTACAATGCCAGAGTTTCGAAACATACATTCTACTAACGGCTTTGTATCCCGCTATCGACCTCCACCCCCTCTTCCTACCCAGTACAAACCAATACTCCCGAATGCACCACTTCCCCTAGCCGCTCGTCTGTCAGAGCTCCTGCCACAAGTCCGTATGATCCCAGGCCACACCCCTTCCTCGActaatgccccaccccctatgACGATCATCATTCAACCACCACCTTCCGTGTCGACCTCTCAGTCCGCTCCTATAAGACAGCAATCGATGCCTAACAGTTTCCCACATGATCCTAGCATGACCAGCTATGACACACCGCCTCCTCTAAGCCCTGACAAGGCCAGTGCTAATCAATACCTGAATGGAGTCCCCACTCAGAAGAACCTCTCATCATCTACCACTGttccctcgagctttgggctCTGTCTGCCCAGCTATACAGAAGCACGATTGCAGCAGTCCCTGCAACACAAGTTTGCCTCCATCAATGTTGGCCGTACTGAAGGAATGGTTCGAAGTCATTCTGAGGAGAACTTACAGAAGGTTCAGAAGGAGAAACCTGAAGTGATACAGCACAACCCATTCATGGGCACTCTAGCTAATGCCAACAGTGTgccgtgtgtgtatgtggaccCCTCTGGCCCAGAGACCTATTATAATGAGCGCAGTGACTCCCCTCCTATTGATAGCCCCTCAACGTCAGCTAGCTACGCCTCCTCTCCCCCCTCTGTGAGACCATACTGGATAGAGGAGGAGGGCTCTCTCAGAGAGTATGTCTTCAATGAATGGCCGCTGGAGGGTGGGGgaggaggtcaaaggtcaggcTCTCCACCAGCACATCATAGGTCCCTGAGTGATCTCGGCTCTATTATTCCTGACATTACAGATTTAATATCAAGTAATCGTTCTCACCAACTCTCCCTGCCCTCTGTTGCCATGACGGACCTCACTGTGGACGAACAATTGGACAAGATGAACAGCCCATCCGATTACTATCACGATTATGAGATGGAGGAAGCCATGATGAACTCTCTGCTTAAGAATGGTGTCCCGAACGTGCATCCATTTGACGTGTTCCCGTGTGACCAAGCCGCAGCATCGCTAGATGGCTCCCCTTTTCATCTCAATTGa
- the LOC135338321 gene encoding raf homolog serine/threonine-protein kinase Raf-like, whose translation MLSRMLPIEHLRSRLLKRKFSPATSSVKESSISNSVAGLDPQQRCSAGGHFMWNEARRTHSDPTPLRAASDAAEAAGRDTDTLREEVTEEDDDVFYDTDYGFPFVNECYSEVSTLQRVNKWVWSTTLGEDVYAAWEEWRVPHTELQLERVPLTTTSREVIYSGLWHGRVAVRTREARDVSDLSCFLQEVLTLSYMRHQNIQLFMGAAIQPGATHPLILIMSEVRGHSLHTRLYLFGHAFTYHSKLQILNQIAEGMAYLHAKTIPHGLLTSTHISLTCRVCISLAPRQPKPQIYYPPELSYLPPEYIRTLHITTPSLPVTMRAPSVRLWREGGRKDMFQADVFAFGTLAYELETLKLPFHCVAMETLILRVGRGECQSLQLLKRRHLATIIESCWKHTPHHRPSFANLVKDLEQNVVMTIPPSITRSRSMPTLLTS comes from the exons ATGTTGAGTAGAATGTTACCGATAGAGCACCTAAGATCAAGACTATTGAAGAGGAAGTTCTCTCCAGCCACTAGCAGTGTCAAGGAGTCCTCCATCTCTAACTCGGTGGCAGGGCTGGACCCCCAGCAGCGGTGCAGTGCGGGTGGTCACTTTATGTGGAATGAAGCTAGGAGGACACACTCTGATCCCACTCCATTAAGAGCAGCCAGTGATGCAGCAGAGGCTGCTGGTagagacacagacacactcaGGGAAGAGGTCACTGAAGAAGATGATGATGTCTTCTATGACACAG ATTATGGCTTCCCCTTTGTCAATGAGTGCTATAGTGAAGTGTCCACTCTCCAGCGAGTGaacaagtgggtgtggtcaaccaCCCTAGGAGAGGATGTGTACGCAGCGTGGGAGGAGTGGAGGGTACCCCACACAGAGCTACAGCTGGAGAGAGTCCCCCTGACTACCACCAGCAGGGAAGTCATTTACAG TGGACTCTGGCACGGTAGAGTGGCTGTTCGGACCAGGGAGGCGAGGGATGTGAGTGACCTGTCCTGCTTCCTCCAAGAGGTACTAACTCTAAGTTACATGAGACACCAGAACATCCAGCTGTTCATGGGGGCAGCCATTCAGCCTGGGGCAACCCATCCACTCATACTCATCATGAG tgaggtcagaggtcacagTCTCCACACCCGCCTGTACTTGTTTGGTCACGCATTCACCTATCACTCGAAACTACAAATACTGAATCAGATTGCTGAG GGCATGGCGTACCTGCATGCTAAGACCATACCTCACGGTCTACTCACCTCCACCCACATCTCACTCACTTGCCGAGTGTGCATTTCTCTCGCCCCCCGACAACCCAAACCCCAGATCTACTACCCCCCAGAGCTCTCCTACCTACCTCCAGAATACATTCGTACCCTCCACATCACTACCCCCTCGCTACCTGTGACCATGAGAGCCCCCTCAGTCCGCctctggagggaggggggcaGGAAGGACATGTTCCAGGCCGACGTTTTTGCATTTGG GACACTAGCGTACGAGCTCGAGACTTTGAAACTAcccttccactgtgttgccATGGAGACGCTTATCCTCCGAGTGGGTAGGGGGGAGTGTCAATCGCTGCAGCTGCTCAAACGACGTCACCTGGCCACCATCATAGAGAGCTGCTGGaaacacacaccccaccaccGACCATCATTCGCAAACCTTGTGAAGGACCTAGAGCAAAAT GTTGTCATGACGATCCCCCCTTCTATCACCAGAAGTAGGTCCATGCCAACTTTACtaacttcatag
- the LOC135338318 gene encoding E3 ubiquitin-protein ligase NEDD4-like translates to MASGTRTPQEPLCLHVLVVSASGLIKKDLFGISDPYVKLSLKRQHKTVQSDSSKKKKKTLNPEWNERFVFGNINMELDSLMFEVFDNNRLTRDNFLGKLHFKLQHLPIDMKKVDIRLHGNAATYPLKPRSRKSRVGGTLTVKFLYFNHPPPRAASNTASSVNLASLVEGATGRASPGDHTPSPLSPSAAERQASGDWDPEEADPLPEGWEERQDANGRTFYVDHSSRRTQWHRPTRNSEQDTRQRTAQFVDDRRRMMAATLARRNPGMTTGDSVLDLSGSMRELNTSNSRSSLSSTGTTTPPPLPPRNSITQPQMSRPRTPSTQSHSPLLRTQLSTVEESLPTGWEKRMSPSGRPFYINHSARKTQWEAPQSLSNRPVSMIALPVTPSNNSVGGPRSSNTIPTPPSSSQPLTSDPPPVNPADLGPMPAGWEVRILSDGRNFYIDHATRSTQWEDPRLIKLKKQAAATIPYSRDYKQKYENFRKQLLSKKPDNLPRIFEIPVRRNHIFEDSHRAIMSCKNRDHLKTRLWVKFEGEKGLDYGGVSREWFFLLSHEMFNPYYGLFEYSASDNYTLQVNPDSGLCNENHLDYFRFTGRVLAMAVYHQRLIDAFFIRPFYKMVLGKRINLEDMEAVDTEFYNSVKYILDNDPSDLCLTFEASREFVGQIENIELKPGGADIDVTESNKKEYVSLLMKWRFEDRICKQMEALKKGFADVIPLKTLHVFDQREIEYLLCGLAEINVDDWKKHTVYSAGYTANDDVIIWFWKAVENYDNELRARLLQFVTGTSKVPMNGFGELQGSNGPQKFCIKKLGEPTSLPRAHTCFNRIDLPPYRSYHEMKEKLRLAIENTEGFEGVD, encoded by the exons ATGGCTTCTGGAACACGCACCCCACAAGAACCC CTCTGTCTTCACGTGTTGGTTGTCTCTGCTAGCGGACTCATTAAGAAAGACTTATTTGGGATATC AGATCCATACGTCAAGCTCTCTCTGAAGAGACAACACAAGACAGTTCAGTCCGACTCATCCAAGAAGAAGAAAAAG ACATTGAATCCAGAATGGAATGAGAGATTCGTCTTTGGCAAC ATTAACATGGAACTGGACTCCCTCATGTTTGAAGTGTTCGATAACAACAGATTG ACACGAGACAATTTCCTGGGGAAGCTCCACTTCAAGCTCCAGCACCTGCCCATAGATATGAAGAAGGTAGACATCAGACTCCATGGCAATGCTGCCACCTACCCCCTCAAGCCAAGGAG TCGCAAGTCCCGTGTGGGCGGTACGCTGACTGTCAAGTTCCTCTACTTCAACCACCCTCCTCCAAGGGCAGCTTCCAACACTGCCAGCAGTGTTAACCTAG CGTCTCTAGTGGAAGGAGCTACTGGTAGAGCTAGCCCtggtgaccacacccccagtCCCCTCAGCCCCTCGGCAGCAGAGAGACAAGCT AGTGGAGACTGGGACCCAGAGGAGGCTGACCCACTGCCTGAGGGCTGGGAGGAGAGGCAGGACGCTAATGGACGTACCTTCTATGTAGATCACAGCTCCAGACGGACACAGTGGCATCGACCAACCAGGAACAGTGAACAGGACACACGACAAAG GACTGCCCAGTTTGTTGATGACAGGCGGAGGATGATGGCAGCCACACTGGCTAGGAGGAACCCAGGCATGACCACCGGAGAT TCTGTGCTGGATTTGTCTGGCTCTATGCGGGAACTGAACACCTCCAACTCCAGGAGCAGTCTGTCCTCAACAGGGACCACCACACCACCTCCTCTT CCTCCTCGCAACTCCATCACACAGCCTCAGATGTCCCGCCCACGTACACCCTCCACACAAAGCCACTCCCCCCTCCTCCGCACACAACTATCGACAGTGGAGGAGAGCCTACCTACTGGCTGGGAGAAGAGAATGTCTCCCTCAGGGCGGCCATTTTATATCAACCACTCTGCAAGGAAGACAcaatgg gaaGCTCCTCAGAGCCTTAGTAACAGGCCAGTGTCGATGATAGCACTCCCAGTAACCCCTAGCAACAATAGCGTTGGTGGCCCACGTTCTAGCAACACTATACCAACTCCTCCCAGTTCCTCccaacctttgacctctgaccccccaCCAGTGAACCCTGCTGACCTTGGACCAATgcca gcTGGCTGGGAAGTAAGAATCCTGTCTGATGGTAGGAACTTCTACATTGACCATG cgACACGCTCCACTCAGTGGGAGGACCCTCGACTGATCAAACTCAAGAAACAAGCCGCTGCAACCATTCCCTACTCTCGAGACTACAAACAAAAGTATGAGAACTTCAGGAAACAACTTCTTTCCAAGAAACCA GATAATCTCCCCCGTATTTTTGAGATCCCTGTACGAAGGAACCACATCTTCGAGGACTCTCATCGTGCTATCATGTCCTGTAAGAATAGGGACCACCTCAAGACAAGGCTCTGGGTTAAGTTTGAGGGAGAGAAGGGGCTGGACTATGGGGGCGTGTCCAGGGAGTGGTTCTTCCTCTTATCACACGAGATGTTCAACCCTTACTATGGACTGTTCGAGTACTCTGCAAG TGACAACTACACGCTCCAAGTGAACCCTGACTCTGGACTGTGCAATGAGAACCACTTGGACTACTTCAGGTTCACTGGACGTGTCCTAGCTATGGCCGTCTATCATCAGAGACTCATTGACG cttTCTTCATTCGTCCATTCTACAAGATGGTGTTGGGTAAGCGGATCAACCTGGAGGATATGGAGGCAGTGGACACAGAGTTCTACAACAGTGTCAAGTATATCCTTGACAATGACCCCTCTGACCTTTGTCTGACCTTTGAGGCCTCCCGGGAGTTCGTTGGACAG ATTGAGAATATTGAACTGAAGCCAGGTGGTGCTGACATTGACGTAACCGAGAGCAACAAGAAAGAGTACGTTAGCCTCCTCATGAAGTGGCGCTTTGAAGACAGAATCTGCAAACAAATGGAAGCATTGAAAAAG GGCTTTGCTGACGTGATCCCCCTCAAGACGCTTCATGTGTTCGATCAGCGGGAGATTGAGTATCTCCTTTGTGGACTAGCTGAGATCAATGTGGATGATTGGAAGAAGCACACAGTCTACTCTGCCGGCTATACTGctaatgatgatgtcatcatttGGTTCTGGAAAGCTGTGGAAAACTATGATAATGAGTTACGAGCGCGTCTGCTCCAGTTTGTGACTGGTACTTCCAAAGTGCCCATGAATGGGTTTGGGGAATTGCAAG GGAGCAATGGACCTCAGAAGTTCTGTATCAAGAAACTTGGTGAACCGACATCACTACCAAGAGCACACACATG tttcaaCCGTATCGACCTGCCCCCGTATCGAAGCTATCACGAGATGAAAGAGAAGTTAAGGCTAGCCATAGAGAACACAGAGGGCTTTGAGGGAGTGGACTAA
- the LOC135338382 gene encoding uncharacterized protein LOC135338382 has product MSMPVHVHVVFHNCTDINITLWQVQQAVLLRGIVGSVCFLFGLLALIFEIIFLCRIKANFLLRLFFYLTLSSTLFIGTFGLDLVHYFYYGTDGEVDPRFCGSLAFLAVYAASVVSLFSYCIVFFLLRIVFNCAQVQMERTRGTRCGRWCVAELVFVVAAFTLPLFIDWIPFLNDHYGNNAWSYCWFTDGGAQDLCDMNTTVQLDQILLFYVPNSIAALSCFVCVIILIAWVIRLRCYVKTLVHEKLRVILKEMFLFVGFMSAYSITWLVFLVSSLTKPFGYSVYTFWALKSLGNPLMTATIPSSFFFYLFAKCYPRRKVRSHRRLYSSIVDATTPPSTRVSAPSETTPVPFSNSEESTLLVN; this is encoded by the exons ATGAG CAtgccagtacatgtacatgtagtgttccACAACTGCACTGACATCAACATCACTCTGTGGCAAGTACAACAAGCTGTGCTCCTTCGTGGAATAGTTGGATCAGTATGCTTTCTGTTCGGACTTCTGGCATTGATCTTCGAAATCATTTTCCtatgtcgaataaaagcgaatTTTCTCCTTCGATTGTTCTTTTATCTGACATTATCGAGCACTCTCTTCATTGGCACCTTTGGGCTAGACCTGGTCCACTACTTCTACTATGGGACAGATGGTGAAGTAGATCCTAGGTTCTGTGGGTCTCTGGCCTTCCTTGCAGTCTATGCTGCATCCGTCGTCAGTCTCTTTAGTTACTGTATTGTCTTCTTCTTGTTGAGGATTGTGTTCAACTGTGCTCAAGTACAAATGGAGAGGACCAGGGGGACCAGGTGTGGTCGCTGGTGTGTTGCTGAACTTGTATTTGTTGTAGCCGCCTTCACTCTACCTTTGTTTATTGATTGGATCCCCTTTCTAAATGATCACTATGGCAACAACGCCTGGTCTTATTGCTGGTTCACGGATGGTGGTGCCCAAGATCTCTGTGATATGAATACCACCGTACAGTTGGATCAAATACTTCTATTCTATGTCCCCAATTCCATTGCTGCTCTGTCttgctttgtgtgtgtgatcaTTCTGATAGCCTGGGTGATTCGACTGCGTTGCTATGTCAAGACGTTAGTGCATGAAAAACTGAGAGTTATTTTGAAAGAAATGTTTCTTTTCGTTGGCTTTATGTCTGCATATTCCATCACTTGGCTTGTGTTTTTAGTATCCTCTCTCACCAAACCATTCGGCTATTCCGTATACACATTCTGGGCTCTCAAGTCTCTAGGCAACCCGCTCATGACCGCTACTATACCGTCTTCATTCTTCTTCTATCTATTTGCCAAGTGCTACCCTCGTCGCAAGGTTCGGTCTCATCGCCGGCTCTACTCTAGTATTGTTGATGCCACCACTCCCCCCTCTACTAGAGTGAGTGCTCCCAGTGAAACCACACCAGTGCCTTTCAGCAACAGCGAGGAATCTACCCTCCTAGTGAACTAA
- the LOC135338383 gene encoding maspardin-like, translated as MSVNNPDPITTSEEYARFRSSIPQRKLIVDQSNQPWVVYDAGPRNVRSPIICLPPVCGMADVFFRQMASLSVAGIRIISVEYPVYWTTDEFCDGFIKLLDHLQLDKVHIFGASLGAFLAQKVAERTYRSPRIHSLFLCNGFTDTTAFRQTKSSKTFWVMPAFMLKRQILLNLPSENLEAEVANSIDFMVERLDSLERSQLASRLTLNCSDNYVEPQKLQDVYVTIMDVFDESALSQRCKEEMYKCYPEAKKAHLKSGGNFPYLSRSNEVNLMLQIHLMAFQGTRYCAKDPSLVSPDEVKAARGELEPPETGN; from the exons ATGAGTGTCAATAATCCCGACCCCATCACTACCTCTGAGGAGTACGCCAGATTCAGAAGCTCCATCCCTCAAAGAAAG cTCATAGTGGACCAGTCCAATCAGCCTTGGGTGGTCTATGATGCTGGTCCAAGGAATGTACGCAGTCCCATCATTTGtctcccccctgtgtgtgggATGGCTGACGTCTTCTTCAGGCAAATGGCCAGTTTATCTGTTGCTGGCATTCGGATTATATCG GTGGAATACCCCGTGTACTGGACCACTGACGAGTTCTGTGATGGATTTATTAAGCTTCTGGATCACTTGCAACTGGACAAG GTGCATATATTTGGTGCTTCTCTTGGGGCATTCCTGGCCCAGAAGGTGGCAGAGCGGACATACAGGAGTCCACGTATTCATTCTCTCTTCCTCTGCAACGGCTTCACTGACACCACAGCTTTTAGACAAACCAAGTCATCAAAAAC CTTCTGGGTGATGCCAGCCTTCATGCTCAAGCGTCAGATCCTGCTCAACCTGCCCAGTGAGAACCTCGAGGCAGAGGTGGCCAACTCTATAGACTTCATGGTGGAGAGG TTGGATAGCCTCGAGCGGTCCCAACTGGCCTCAAGGCTAACCCTCAACTGCAGTGATAACTATGTGGAGCCTCAGAAGCTGCAAGATGTCTACGTCACCATTATGGAT GTGTTTGATGAGTCAGCATTGTCACAGCGTTGCAAGGAAGAGATGTACAAGTGCTACCCTGAGGCTAAGAAAGCTCACCTCAAGTCTGGAGGGAATTTCCCCTACCTGTCCAGAAGCAACGAGGTCAACCTCATGCTACAG ATCCACCTGATGGCATTCCAGGGGACCCGCTATTGTGCCAAAGACCCATCGTTAGTATCCCCTGACGAGGTAAAGGCAGCGAGGGGGGAACTGGAACCACCAGAAACTGGCAACTAG
- the LOC135338386 gene encoding NADH dehydrogenase [ubiquinone] iron-sulfur protein 4, mitochondrial-like has product MASLLRWSSKWTLSSLTLRGVARWRPLSADTTSSVVNTNTNQEMVEQVSPDELVCVSELSGVPEEQLASRVARIFVPSRHAMQSGSANTNCWKIEFETQERWENPLMGWASSADPLSSLSMEFDSKEEAIAYAVRNGWGYEVQEPKIGTIKPKSYAANFSWDKKTRVVTK; this is encoded by the exons ATGGCGTCTTTGTTGAGGTGGTCTTCTAAGTGGACTCTTTCTTCACTCACTCTCCGAGGTGTAGCCAGATGGAGGCCATTGTCAGCTGACACAACAAGCAGCGTGGTGAATACCAACACAAACCAAGAGATGGTCGAGCAAGTCTCTCCTGATGAGTTG gtgtgtgtgagtgaacTGAGTGGTGTGCCTGAGGAGCAGCTGGCTAGTCGAGTGGCGAGGATCTTTGTCCCATCACGTCATGCCATGCAATCAGGTTCAGCCAACACTAACTGTTGGAAGATAGAGTTTGAGACCCAGGAGAGATGGGAGAACCCGCTCATGGGTTGGGCCTCGAG TGCTGATCCTCTGTCCAGTCTGTCCATGGAGTTTGATTCCAAGGAGGAGGCCATTGCTTATGCCGTCAGGAATG GCTGGGGTTATGAAGTTCAAGAACCAAAGATTGGAACTATAAAACCCAAATCATATGCAGCAAACTTTTCATGGGACAAGAAAACTAGAGTTGTTACCAAatag